From Carya illinoinensis cultivar Pawnee chromosome 5, C.illinoinensisPawnee_v1, whole genome shotgun sequence, one genomic window encodes:
- the LOC122311840 gene encoding pentatricopeptide repeat-containing protein At5g66520-like, with the protein MGHWPKISPILTITMKRCYSPFKGPFPLYHKPNSLLDSCKSMAQIKQAHAQLITTGLLLSPIQANKFLEKLAFSSFGSILYARQVFDQIPFPDLFLHNTMIKAHSLLFNSSYDSMIIFRSVVRGLSLTPNRYTFVFLFKACGNNLGVLEGEQIRVHAIKVGLEDNVFVTNALIGMYVNWGLVEEARRMFNCSVERDLYSWNIMVGGYVGTGDMDQALEWFDRMPERDVVSWSTVIAGYVKVGCFLEALDLFHKMLKTGPKPNEFTLVSALAACANLVALDQGRWIHVYIERGEIKMNEQLLASLIDMYAKCGQIEFASKVFCNERGLRRKVWPWNAVIGGFSMHGKSKEAIEVFEQMKLEKVSPNKVTFIALLNACSHGNMVDEGRGYFESMASCYGIEPEIEHYGCMVDLLGRAGFLEEAEKIISSMPMPPDAAIWGALLGACKIHKDMERGERIGKILKELDPNHIGCRVLLANIYSASRRWNEAKVVREEIELKGRKKIPGCSSIELNGMFHQFLVGDRSHPQTKQLYLFLDEMTTKLKIAGYVPQFGDVLLDIDDEEDKETALSKHSEKLAIAFGLMNTAPETPIRIVKNLRVCGDCHEATKFISKVYDREIIVRDRIRYHHFKKGSCSCKDYW; encoded by the exons ATGGGGCATTGGCCTAAAATTTCCCCAATTTTGACCATTACAATGAAACGTTGTTACTCCCCCTTCAAAGGACCCTTTCCTTTATATCATAAACCCAACTCTCTTCTCGATTCATGCAAATCAATGGCACAGATCAAGCAAGCACATGCCCAGCTGATCACCACCGGCCTTCTCTTGAGCCCTATCCAAGCCAATAAATTCCTTGAAAAGCTTGCCTTCTCAAGCTTTGGCTCCATCCTATATGCACGCCAAGTGTTTGATCAAATCCCCTTTCCAGATCTCTTCCTCCACAACACCATGATCAAAGCTCATTCACTGTTGTTCAATTCTTCCTATGACTCTATGATTATATTTCGGTCAGTGGTCCGGGGTCTGAGCCTTACGCCTAATCGTTACacttttgtgtttttgtttaaagcATGTGGGAACAATTTGGGGGTATTGGAGGGTGAGCAAATTCGAGTTCATGCCATAAAAGTTGGGCTGGAGGACAATGTGTTTGTTACCAATGCGTTGATTGGGATGTATGTGAATTGGGGCTTGGTTGAGGAGGCCAGAAGGATGTTTAATTGCAGCGTGGAGCGGGATTTGTATTCATGGAATATTATGGTTGGTGGGTACGTAGGGACAGGTGATATGGATCAAGCTCTGGAGTGGTTTGATCGAATGCCTGAACGAGATGTTGTATCATGGAGTACTGTCATAGCTGGTTATGTCAAG GTGGGTTGTTTCCTGGAGGCCTTGGATCTCTTCCACAAGATGCTGAAAACAGGTCCTAAACCCAATGAGTTTACCCTGGTAAGTGCCCTGGCAGCCTGTGCAAATCTAGTGGCATTGGATCAAGGAAGGTGGATCCATGTTTATATTGAAAGGGGTGAGATCAAGATGAATGAACAATTGCTAGCTAGCCTCATAGACATGTATGCAAAATGTGGACAGATAGAATTTGCATCAAAGGTTTTCTGCAATGAGCGTGGTCTGAGGAGGAAGGTTTGGCCTTGGAATGCCGTAATTGGTGGTTTTTCAATGCATGGAAAATCCAAGGAAGCAATTGAAGTTTTTGAACAAATGAAGCTTGAAAAAGTTTCTCCAAATAAGGTGACTTTTATTGCCTTGTTAAATGCTTGCAGCCACGGAAATATGGTCGATGAAGGAAGAGGTTATTTTGAGTCCATGGCAAGTTGTTATGGAATTGAGCCTGAGATAGAGCATTATGGGTGTATGGTAGATCTACTGGGCCGTGCTGGATTCTTGGAGGAAGCTGAAAAGATCATATCTAGCATGCCAATGCCTCCAGATGCTGCCATATGGGGAGCATTACTTGGTGCTTGTAAAATCCATAAAGACATGGAAAGGGGAGAGAGAATAGGAAAGATATTGAAAGAACTGGATCCTAACCATATTGGTTGTCGTGTTCTTTTGGCTAATATTTATTCTGCTTCCAGGAGATGGAATGAAGCAAAGGTTGTGAGAGAGGAGATTGAATTAAAAGGAAGGAAGAAAATCCCAGGTTGCAGCTCCATTGAATTAAATGGTATGTTCCATCAATTCCTTGTGGGAGATAGATCCCATCCCCAGACTAAACAGCTCTACCTGTTCTTGGATGAGATGACAACTAAGTTGAAGATTGCTGGTTATGTTCCACAATTTGGAGACGTTTTGCTTGATATTGATGACGAGGAAGATAAAGAGACAGCCCTATCTAAACATAGTGAGAAGTTAGCTATTGCTTTTGGCTTGATGAACACAGCACCCGAAACCCCAATTCGAATTGTAAAGAACTTACGAGTTTGTGGTGACTGCCACGAAGCAACAAAGTTCATCTCCAAAGTTTATGATCGAGAGATTATTGTCAGGGACAGGATTAGATATCACCATTTTAAAAAGGGAAGTTGTTCTTGTAAAGACTATTGGTAG
- the LOC122310305 gene encoding zinc finger BED domain-containing protein RICESLEEPER 2-like translates to MGDPVNDVDPVKEYENENSVGISLVEAISDNDRDTAQNSQAPNTVSTEGPSTEVQTVAYERKKRRKRTSDVWKDFVEVDSNGVKQPQCKWCKTIFKASHSSSTTKLRRHLLTCLPYMGSKKKQKVLAVESKEADGAFTVSNFTYDRNRVRELASHMILYHEYPFSLMEHVVFNRFMSANTPYWEKMSWAAAKKECMRTYENEKTKLRALLKHVNKVHITTDMWTSCQKLSYMVVTCHFIDSDWHLQRRVLNFCNVPPPHTGLLIADALEKCFQSWGIENKISSITVDNTSSNDVAIRILKYDFRLKKTLSISGQLFHVHCCAHITNLLVQYGLGEIRDIVDCVRDDIKYLVASKSRLKQFSEIAKQLQLPSKKLILDVPTRWNSTYLMLDAAIQFKEVFPRYSDRDRCFEWVPTVEEWGQVENVCQLLAIFNEVTNIVSGSNYPTANLFLSEVWRMKDILGKKNRDENEYMKSMVRKMSAKFDKYWGECNLLMSIAAVLDPRFKMVLI, encoded by the coding sequence ATGGGTGATCCAGTTAATGATGTTGATCCGGTAAAggagtatgaaaatgaaaactctgTTGGGATTAGCTTAGTAGAGGCCATATCTGATAATGATAGAGACACTGCCCAAAATTCTCAGGCCCCTAATACTGTGTCTACTGAAGGCCCTTCCACAGAAGTTCAAACAGTAgcctatgaaagaaaaaaaagaagaaagaggacTTCTGATGTATGGAAGGATTTTGTTGAAGTTGATAGCAATGGGGTTAAACAGCCTCAATGTAAGTGGtgtaaaactatatttaaagCTTCTCACTCAAGTTCTACCACTAAATTACGTAGGCACCTGCTGACTTGTTTGCCATACATGGGgtctaagaaaaaacaaaaagtcttaGCAGTTGAGTCTAAGGAGGCAGATGGTGCCTTCACTGTCTCAAACTTTACCTATGATCGTAATAGGGTCCGAGAGCTTGCCTCTCATATGATACTTTACCATGAATATCCATTCTCTTTAATGGAACATGTGGTATTTAATAGATTCATGAGTGCAAACACTCCATATTGGGAAAAAATGTCTTGGGCTGCTGCAAAAAAAGAATGCATGAGAACTTATGAGAATGAAAAGACAAAGTTAAGGGCTTTGCTTAAACATGTGAATAAGGTTCATATCACAACTGACATGTGGACTTCTTgtcaaaaactttcatatatggTAGTGACATGTCATTTTATAGACTCTGATTGGCACCTTCAGAGGCGTGtcttaaacttttgtaatgTGCCACCTCCACATACTGGCCTTCTTATTGCTGATGCTTTAGAAAAGTGTTTCCAAAGTTGGGggattgagaataaaattagttCAATTACTGTTGACAATACTAGTTCTAATGATGTTGCCATTCGGATCTTGAAATATGATTTTAGATTGAAGAAAACACTGTCTATAAGTGGCCAACTGTTTCATGTACATTGTTGTgcacatataacaaatttacTTGTACAGTATGGACTTGGGGAGATTAGGGATATTGTTGATTGTGTTAGAGATGATATAAAATATCTGGTAGCATCGAAGAGTAGGCTAAAACAGTTTAGTGAAATTGCAAAACAGTTACAATTGCCCTCAAAGAAACTGATTTTAGATGTGCCTACAAGATGGAACAGCACTTATTTAATGTTGGATGCTGCAATTCAGTTTAAAGAAGTTTTTCCTAGATATAGTGATAGAGATAGATGTTTTGAATGGGTTCCAACTGTTGAAGAGTGGGGGCAAGTTGAAAATGTTTGTCAACTATTagctattttcaatgaagtcacCAATATTGTATCTGGAAGTAATTACCCAACAGCAAACTTATTTCTTTCTGAAGTTTGGAGAATGAAGGACATTTTAGGTAAGAAGaatagagatgagaatgagtacatgaAATCAATGGTAAGAAAAATGAGTGCTAAGTTTGACAAATATTGGGGGGAGTGTAATCTATTGATGTCAATTGCTGCGGTGTTAGATCCTAGATTCAAAATGGTCCTGatctag
- the LOC122311814 gene encoding NAC transcription factor 32-like, with the protein MHHICRRVRNVSLPNIMESSVTPKVAVAVNNPTNHPQTPSPVFFDGFHNPSIEELVEHFRPHPPGYRFCPTDKELVECYLKRKISNQPVPVSWIVSANVYRHKPEFLSEVFKDYGETEWYFFTPRDRKYPNGTRPSRSTDGGYWKATGADKSIESHGECIGFKKSLVFYKGKPPKGVKTNWIMHEFTVKDPPRNKRDANDMRLDDWVLCRVKNKIDKSPRTHTRVDVDNESSDIVNDTENDTLWNLENAIVDPEPMVDAGELHQWPLPNIEFNHAGSSSSFSSNLHTQY; encoded by the exons ATGCATCATATTTGCCGTCGGGTGAGGAACGTAAGCTTGCCGAATATAATGGAATCTTCGGTTACCCCAAAAGTAGCTGTGGCGGTTAATAACCCCACAAATCATCCCCAAACACCATCGCCAGTGTTCTTCGATGGATTCCATAACCCTAGCATTGAGGAGCTGGTAGAACATTTCAGGCCCCACCCTCCTGGATATAGGTTCTGTCCAACGGATAAAGAGCTCGTCGAGTGTTACCTGAAGAGAAAGATATCGAACCAGCCAGTGCCCGTGAGTTGGATCGTGTCGGCTAACGTCTATCGTCACAAACCCGAGTTTCTTTCAG AGGTATTCAAGGATTATGGAGAAACAGAATGGTACTTTTTCACACCAAGAGATCGAAAGTATCCAAATGGAACTCGTCCAAGTCGATCAACTGATGGTGGATATTGGAAGGCCACAGGAGCTGACAAGTCAATCGAATCACACGGAGAATGCATCGGGTTTAAGAAGTCATTGGTTTTCTATAAGGGAAAACCTCCTAAAGGTGTTAAAACAAATTGGATTATGCATGAGTTCACCGTCAAAGATCCTCCTCGAAACAAAAGGGATGCCAATGACATGAGG TTGGATGACTGGGTTTTGTGTAGGGTTAAGAATAAAATTGACAAATCTCCTAGAACACACACTAGAGTTGATGTGGATAATGAAAGTTCTGACATTGTCAATGATACGGAGAATGATACCCTTTGGAACTTGGAGAATGCCATTGTAGATCCTGAACCAATGGTAGATGCTGGAGAATTGCACCAGTGGCCTTTACCAAACATTGAATTCAATCATGCAGGAAGCTCCTCATCATTCAGCAGTAATCTTCATACTCAGTATTGA